The window AAAACGCCATTGATTTTTACAGAAGATGCTCTAGGTGGTAAAAAAATTAATATTGTGAAAAAAGGACCTGTAAAACAAGGAGAACTTGTGGCAATAATAAAATAAGAAAGTTATTCTTTCTTATTTTATTTGTAAATTTTGTAAAAAAAAGAATTAGACTTATAAATGCATTTGGAATATAATAATTCTATAGGAGAAAGATATTATGAATGCACAAGAAGTAATTGAAAAATTAATCGATTGCAATGAAGCCCTATCAAATATGGAAATGGATAAAATGGACATTTTGATGTCTATGCCAGATGCAAAAGAAGATCAAGAACAACAATTACAAAAAGATTTAGAACAAATTGAAATTAGCATAGAAGAATGCCAAGAACAAAAAGTAATTATTATGAAAGAAGCAGCGAGAGCATTATCCGCAGAAGAAAAACAAAAATTGGCAAAAGAAATTGGTAATTTAGAATTTGTTTCTGATGAGGAATATAAAGAATTTACACAAATATTAGGTTTATAGATTCAAGTGAGAAAAATAACCGTGTTAGAAATGAGCGGTTATTTTTTATGCAAATTAAATAAGTTTTTAAAAATACTTGAAACAATAAATATAATTATGCTATTATATCTAAGGTTGTAAATGGCTTTTTAGCTCAGTTGGTAGAGCAACCGGCTGTTAACCGGTTTGTCGCAGGTTCAAGTCCTGCAAAAGCCGCCATTTATTATCATGGCCCGTTGGTGAAGCGGTTAACACACACGGTTTTCATCCGTGGACACACGAGTTCGAACCTCGTACGGGCTACCATTTTTTTGTGGAGTGTTAGCTCAGTTGGGAGAGCATCTGCCTTACAAGCAGACGGTCGGGGGTTCAAGTCCCTCACACTCCACCATTTTTTATTTATACGCTGATGTGGCTCAATTGGCAGAGCAACTGACTTGTAATCAGTAGGTTGTAGGTTCAAGTCCTATCATCAGCACCATATGTACAAATATACTTTAACCTTAAAACCCTGTTTATTATCATAAACAGGGTTTTTTGTTATAATAAATCATGAGAAAATAAATTTTATAATATATAAAATTATAGTTTGAGGCATTTTTAAATTATGGATAAATCAAAAATCAGAAATTTTAGCATTATTGCCCATATTGATCACGGTAAATCTACGTTAGCTGATAGAATTTTGGAATTAACTAGTACAGTTTCAAAAAGAAATATGCAAGACCAATTATTAGATACTATGGATATTGAAAGAGAGCGCGGTATAACAATTAAACTTAATTCTGTTCAAATACCTTACGTTGCAGATAATGGTGAAAAATATATTTTTCATTTAATTGATACACCGGGACATGTAGATTTTACATATGAAGTTTCAAGATCACTTGCTGCATGTGAGGGAGCGTTATTAGTTGTTGATGCTACTCAAGGAATTCAAGCTCAAACATTAGCTAATGTTTATCTAGCATTGGATAATGATTTATTTATAGTTCCTGTAATTAATAAAATAGATCTACCATCTGCTGATGTTGAAAAAGTTAAGCAAGACATTGAAAATATTATAGGTTTAGATTGTAAAAATGCGCCATTAATTTCTGCTAAAACCGGTTTAAATATCCATGATGTATTAGAAGCTATTGTTCACGAAATTCCATATCCAGTTGATGCAGATGATAATGCTCCTTTAAAGGCATTAATTTTTGATTCATATTATGATAAATATAGAGGTGTTATTTTATCTATCAGAATTAGACAAGGAACAATTTCAATTGGAGATAAAATTCTTTTAATGCAATCAAAAGCTGAGTACGAAATAGTAGAGCTTGGTATTAAAAATCCAAATGAAGTTAAAAAGGAACGATTAGAGGCGGGAGAAGTTGGTTGATTGACAGCTTTAATTAAAAATATTAAAGATGTTCATGTTGGAGATACAGTTACACATGTTTTAAATCCTGCAATAGAACCATTACCTGGTTATAAAAAAATGAATCCGATGGTTTATTGTGGTATTTATCCAGTAGATACAGTTAAATATAAAGATTTACGTGATGCTTTAGAGAAAATTAATTTGTCAGATTCTTCACTAGTATATGAACCAGAAACAAGTGAAGCATTAGGTTTTGGTTTTAGATGCGGGTTTTTAGGCTTATTACATATGGATGTGATAAAAGAACGTTTAGAGAGAGAATACAATTTAGAATTAATAGCAACAGCGCCATCTGTAGTTTATAATGTTTATTTGACAAATAAAAAAGTTATTTCAATAGATAATCCATCTAAATTACCAGAACCTCAACAAATAAATTATATAGAAGAACCTTATGTGAAAATAACTATTATGACACCTGAACAATATTTAGGTGATCTAATGGATTTATGTCAACAAAGAAGAGGTAATTATAAAGACCTCATTGTGATAGATAATAATAGACGAGAATTAGTATATGAAATGCCATTAAATGAAATTATTTTTGATTTTTTTAATAAATTGAAATCAATTTCAAAAGGCTATGCTTCTTTTGACTATGAACTTGTAGATTATAAAGAATCCAAACTTGTCAAAATGGATGTGCTACTAAATGGTATTTCAGTTGATGCTCTATCTTTGATTGTTCATAGAGATTTCTCATATAGTCGTGGTAGAGCTATATGTGAAAAATTAAAAGAAATTATTCCACGACAAAATTTTGAAGTACCAATTCAAGCAGCTATCGGTTCAAAAATTATTGCAAGGGAAACCATTAAGGCTATGAGAAAAAATGTTCTTGCTAAATGCTATGGTGGAGACATTTCACGTAAGAAAAAATTGTTAGAAAAACAAAAAGAGGGTAAGAAAAAAATGAAATCAATTGGTTCAGTTTCTGTTCCACAAGAAGCCTTTGTGGCGGTATTGAAACTTGATGATTAATCTTTTAAATTTAATAATATGCTATAATAAATCTATAAAAAGGTGTTGATTGTTATTAAATTATTGAGACTTATAAGTACATTTTTAATTATTGTTTCTGGTTTAATTTGTTCATTTGTTTGTGCATCTTTTTTTATCTTTTCAGAACCATTGAGAATAGAATTTATTTTAATAAATAGTAATTCATCTATTTTAATTATCTTATTGTTTGCATTTGGTCTTGCATTATGTGTCACAGGTTTTATATCTATATTTATAAGAACAAAAAATAAATTATTTTTGGCATTCATAATTATAAGTATAATGTTATTGT of the Spiroplasma endosymbiont of Labia minor genome contains:
- the lepA gene encoding translation elongation factor 4, translating into MDKSKIRNFSIIAHIDHGKSTLADRILELTSTVSKRNMQDQLLDTMDIERERGITIKLNSVQIPYVADNGEKYIFHLIDTPGHVDFTYEVSRSLAACEGALLVVDATQGIQAQTLANVYLALDNDLFIVPVINKIDLPSADVEKVKQDIENIIGLDCKNAPLISAKTGLNIHDVLEAIVHEIPYPVDADDNAPLKALIFDSYYDKYRGVILSIRIRQGTISIGDKILLMQSKAEYEIVELGIKNPNEVKKERLEAGEVGWLTALIKNIKDVHVGDTVTHVLNPAIEPLPGYKKMNPMVYCGIYPVDTVKYKDLRDALEKINLSDSSLVYEPETSEALGFGFRCGFLGLLHMDVIKERLEREYNLELIATAPSVVYNVYLTNKKVISIDNPSKLPEPQQINYIEEPYVKITIMTPEQYLGDLMDLCQQRRGNYKDLIVIDNNRRELVYEMPLNEIIFDFFNKLKSISKGYASFDYELVDYKESKLVKMDVLLNGISVDALSLIVHRDFSYSRGRAICEKLKEIIPRQNFEVPIQAAIGSKIIARETIKAMRKNVLAKCYGGDISRKKKLLEKQKEGKKKMKSIGSVSVPQEAFVAVLKLDD